Genomic segment of Peribacillus frigoritolerans:
TAAAGATAGACCGGATAGAAAGTTCGGAAAACGTCCCTTCTTCAGCCCAGGAAATTGCTATCACTTTTAAAAATGTAAGTTCTCACGCAGCCAAAATAATTGAACAACAATGGACGGACGTATCCCTAGAGCAAATACAAGAAGCGTTTGGTAGACAGGAAACAAATGCTTCCATCCTTATGGGGCTAATCAAGCATATTGTTCATCATCGCGGACAAGTTACGGTTCTGATGCGTCAAGCAGGAATAAAACCTTATGGGGTATATGGACCGCCAAAAGAAGATTGGATTCATCTAGGTGTGGAGAGTCCACCACTTTAATAACTTATGCATGCTTAAGTAATGACCTTAACTAACGGGGCCATTAGCGAATAATTAAATCCCAGTTTCAATTTTATAACCGAGTTAAATAATATGTTAAAGCATCCTTTGAAGGGTGCTTTCTTATTTTATCAAGAAGGGTTTAAATGAAACCTGCTAATTAGAGAGGATGTTTTAAATGGCATTTTCCTTTTTTTAAATTAAAGCTATTGAAGTAAATGTAAAAGTAAAAGGTGGAATGAATTCCAGTCTTTCCCTTTGAATAGGCTAAGTTAAACCATTATTGCAGAATAGTTCTTTAGTAGTATTATTTATAATTATGCTATTATTAAGCTTCCATATCCTGAACCCCACCGTAATTGCCGCAACCATCGGCACAACTATATCCGTCAATGATAAGGAGTTAAACAAAACGACTATAATGACGAAATCTTTACCAAATCAATTAAGCTGACTGAAAGTGTATAGATATAGTGCAGGACTTATAAATATCAGAATTTTGTTGAAAAATGTCGTTATTTGCGAATATCATTATCGTCATTTCTGAGATATTATAATATTGAATGTACTTTAATACATTGAAGTGATAATGCGACTTTTATGTCGGGACTCAACTTAGTGAGTGGGGGAAAATAAATGAGTGTAATCATCGAGAAGAAACGAATGGAAAACTATGCTCATATCGAAGATGTAATTTTGGTTGGGAAAATCCATAATGGTGATGAAGATGCACTGGACTTTTTAATTAAAAAGTACAGATGTGTCGTTCAATCAAATGCTTTGAAGTATTTTTTAACGGGTGGAGATAAGGAAGACGTCTATCAGGAAGGGATGATTGGTCTATATAAGGCCATTCGGGACTACAAGAATTGCAAAAAGTCATCTTTCAGATCATTTGCGGAACTGTGTAT
This window contains:
- a CDS encoding DinB family protein → MYSTISDFIKEWNKEAILTQNVLDSLTDDSLEQQVYPEGRTLGRIAWHFTTNIPDYLDHFGLKIDRIESSENVPSSAQEIAITFKNVSSHAAKIIEQQWTDVSLEQIQEAFGRQETNASILMGLIKHIVHHRGQVTVLMRQAGIKPYGVYGPPKEDWIHLGVESPPL